In the genome of Populus trichocarpa isolate Nisqually-1 chromosome 6, P.trichocarpa_v4.1, whole genome shotgun sequence, one region contains:
- the LOC7485502 gene encoding uncharacterized protein LOC7485502, producing the protein MALRKFYSEIKGLKVKEFPNHVKPMLSLDYVKKSVQRGMDNYHAKYIETSSVDPVYHVCFGGMVLSYFLALPEERRHLEHQQHSKEHGGH; encoded by the coding sequence ATGGCACTAAGGAAGTTCTACAGCGAAATTAAGGGCTTGAAAGTGAAGGAATTTCCCAACCATGTGAAGCCCATGCTGTCACTTGATTACGTGAAGAAATCAGTGCAAAGAGGGATGGATAATTACCATGCTAAGTATATTGAAACAAGCTCAGTTGATCCAGTTTATCATGTTTGCTTTGGCGGCATGGTTTTATCTTACTTTCTTGCTCTTCCTGAGGAACGCCGTCATCTTGAACACCAGCAACATTCTAAGGAGCATGGTGGGCATTAG
- the LOC7485503 gene encoding putative clathrin assembly protein At5g57200: MATFTSFRKAYGALKDTTKVGLAKVNSEYKELDIAIVKATNHVECPPKERHARKIFSATSVIRPRADVAYCIHALCKRLAKTQDWIVAIKTLIVIHRTLREGDPTFREELLNYSHRGNILQMSNFKDDSSSLAWDCSAWVRTYALFLEERLECFKVLKYDIEAERLNKASPVAIKVHSKTRLLNGEDLLEQLPALQQLLYRLLGCQPEGGAYNNYLIQYALALVLKESFKIYCAINDGIINLVDLFFEMTKHDAVKALNIYRRAGQQAENLAEFYEHCKGLELARNFQFPTLRQPPPTFLATMEEYVKEAPQSGSVPKRLEYTENEPEEPEEPSEPVEVEKVDDEKTLIDVEEETKPEEEVVEPPLVSNDAIGDLLGLNEINPKAAELEESNAMALAIVPPGADPLSSSKALSELGKPNATGWELALVTTPSNPTSQPMQSKMGGGFDRLLLDSLYEDDTARKQIQMQNAGYGYGATAVHNPFEQQDPFATSNSIAPPTNVQMTMMAQQQQQYQQQQMMMQQHQQQNQSMIGPCQYQPQYPQQQMQQVGQMGPANPFADPFSSFPQSSEPQQGNHMLI; this comes from the exons ATGGCAACGTTCACAAGTTTTAGAAAAGCTTATGGGGCTCTCAAGGATACAACAAAAGTTGGCCTTGCAAAGGTCAATAGTGAATACAAG GAATTGGATATTGCCATTGTAAAGGCTACCAATCATGTTGAATGCCCTCCTAAGGAACGTCATGCTAGAA AAATATTTTCCGCAACATCAGTAATAAGACCTCGAGCAGATGTGGCATACTGCATTCATGCACTTTGTAAGAGATTAGCCAAGACGCAGGATTGGATT GTTGCGATAAAGACGTTGATAGTCATTCATAGGACATTGAGAGAGGGAGACCCTACATTTCGAGAGGAGCTCTTGAACTACTCACATAGAGGAAATATTCTCCAAATGTCCAATTTCAAAGATGACTCTAGTTCGCTGG CCTGGGATTGCTCTGCATGGGTTCGTACTTATGCTCTTTTTCTAGAGGAAAGATTGGAGTGTTTTAAGGTTTTGAAATATGACATTGAAGCTGAGCGCTTGAATAAAGCATCACCTGTGGCAATCAAG GTGCATAGTAAAACACGGCTCTTGAATGGAGAAGATCTGTTGGAGCAGCTACCTGCATTGCAGCAGCTTCTTTATCGTCTACTTGGTTGCCAG CCTGAAGGTGGAGCTTATAACAATTATCTAATACAGTATGCCTTGGCTCTG GTCTTGAAGGAGAGCTTTAAAATCTACTGTGCAATCAATGATGGAATTATCAATCTTGTTGACCTG tTTTTTGAAATGACAAAACACGATGCTGTCAAAGCTCTTAATATATACAGAAGAGCTGGCCAACAG GCTGAAAATCTTGCTGAATTTTATGAACATTGCAAAGGCTTGGAGCTTGCAAGGAACTTTCAGTTTCCAACACTGAGACAG CCCCCTCCAACTTTTCTTGCAACAATGGAAGAGTATGTTAAAGAAGCGCCTCAGTCAGGTTCTGTCCCCAAGAGACTG GAGTATACAGAGAATGAGCCCGAGGAACCTGAGGAACCTTCAGAACCTGTAGAAGTTGAAAAGgttgatgatgaaaaaacaCTGATAGATGTGGAGGAAGAAACTAAACCTgaggaagaggtggtagaaCCTCCATTAGTATCAAACGATGCTATTGGGGATTTGCTG GGTCTGAATGAAATAAATCCAAAAGCTGCAGAGCTTGAGGAAAGCAATGCAATGGCTCTTGCAATTGTTCCACCTG GTGCTGATCCTCTGTCTTCATCAAAGGCTTTAAGTGAACTTGGTAAGCCAAATGCAACAGGTTGGGAGCTAGCACTTGTTACCACTCCAAGCAACCCAACTAGCCAACCAATGCAAAGCAAAATG GGTGGTGGTTTTGACCGGCTATTGCTTGATAGCCTATATGAAGATGATACTGCAAGGAAGCAAATACAAATGCAAAATGCAGGGTACGGATATGGTGCCACAGCTGTGCACAATCCATTTGAACAACAGGACCCATTTGCAACATCCAACAGCATAGCACCCCCAACAAATGTGCAGATGACGATGATGGctcaacaacagcagcagtaCCAACAGCAGCAAATGATGATGCAACAGCACCAACAACAAAACCAGTCGATGATAGGTCCTTGTCAATACCAACCACAATATCCTCAACAGCAAATGCAGCAGGTGGGACAGATGGGTCCTGCCAACCCATTTGCAGATCCATTTTCGAGTTTCCCACAAAGTTCTGAACCACAGCAAGGAAACCACATGCTAATTTAG
- the LOC7474732 gene encoding uncharacterized protein LOC7474732 has product MAEQTETVSSSENQSSNPQNSPEEKLEQPSVPPAFSGFPAYADGGFQMYPIMYPAPVPGLNPMQNQEQANHGPGIYAVAVPQFMGPIAGLPSKTLIPLTLNIPTRPSHEAGATGDQAQGGQQQQPQQQQQQHPAHPRQIVVRRFQVAFQLDLFLILKLVAVIFLFNQDGSRQRLLVLVFFASLVYLYQTGALTPLVRWLSQSMQRAAVPPRPPRPAARVENAGAPRQNEYIALAEGQAGVENENRPTEDGNQAAENENVAEPGGDNGGHRWWGIVKEIQMIVFGFITSLLPGFHNID; this is encoded by the exons ATGGCAGAACAAACAGAAACGGTGTCGTCAAGCGAGAATCAATCTTCTAACCCACAAAATTCTCCAGAAGAGAAGCTCGAGCAACCATCG GTGCCACCGGCATTCTCTGGTTTTCCAGCTTATGCGGATGGTGGTTTTCAGATGTATCCTATCATGTATCCTGCACCAGTTCCAGGGTTAAATCCTATGCAAAATCAAGAACAAGCGAATCATGGGCCGGGAATTTATGCTGTAGCTGTTCCACAATTTATGGGACCAATTGCTGGACTTCCTTCAAAAACACTAATTCCTCTCACGCTCAATATACCTAC TAGGCCAAGTCATGAGGCTGGGGCAACTGGTGATCAAGCACAAGGtggacaacaacaacaaccacagcagcagcagcagcaacatccTGCTCACCCAAGACAAATTGTTGTTAGGAGATTTCAAGTTGCATTTCAGTTGGATTTGTTTCTCATACTTAAGCTGGTAGCCGTAATCTTTTTGTTCAACCAAGATGGGTCAAGACAAAGGCTGCTTGTCCTTGTGTTTTTTGCTTCACTTGTCTACTT GTACCAAACTGGAGCTCTGACACCATTAGTACGTTGGCTCTCACAAAGCATGCAAAGGGCAGCTGTGCCTCCCCGTCCACCTAGGCCTGCTGCCAGGGTGGAAAATGCTGGTGCTCCAAGGCAGAATGAATATATTGCTTTGGCAG AGGGACAAGCTGGGGTCGAGAATGAGAACAGGCCTACAGAGGATGGTAACCAGGCAGCTGAGAATGAGAATGTTGCTGAACCTGGTGGAGACAATGGTGGCCACCGCTGGTGGGGAATTGTGAAGGAGATTCAAATGATTGTCTTCGGCTTTATTACCTCTCTTCTCCCAGGCTTTCATAACATAGATTAG
- the LOC7474733 gene encoding uncharacterized protein LOC7474733 isoform X1 has translation MRSASIEQEMPAGEGNRSRFENLRGVQWRIDLGILPCPSSSSVDDLRRVTANSRRRYAGLRRRLLVDPHMSKEGSSSPDPVIDNPLSQNPDSTWGRFFRNAELEKTLDQDLSRLYPEHGSYFQTPGCQGMLRRILLLWCLRHPEYGYRQGMHEVLAPFLYVLHIDVECLSEVRKQYEDHFTDKFDGLAFQENDLTYNFDFKIFLDSMEDEIGSHGNTIKVKSLNELDPEIQMTVLLTDAYGAEGELGIVMSEKFMEHDAYCMFDALMSGSHGSVAIVDFYSHSPACGSHSGLPPVIEASAALYHLLSVVDSSLHEHLVELGVEPQYFALRWLRVLFGREFSLENLLLIWDSIFAADNNIILDKVAEDDADFGFRIFRSPRGALIPAMAVSMILHLRSSLLSTEHATTCLQRLLNFPENIDLRKLINKAKSLQTLALDTNMSSVSPPFDGIYNHSRSMVTRGHTHTLSSDSVSPKTPLNAVPDSYWEEKWRVMHKAEELKHDSLGKLNPTQKKRWTEKVRLPLCRTESAPTPVSVGSGKKDQKSSVRRSLLEDLSRELGLDEDTGKPDCHEVSGEKDHRTAEVEEGGPVNVNNDFACSTVERCLSGIAGSEETSSVFSDPSSSLSGVNDHENESEKSSVASNMSVDENDDQPEALQEDSTRPVSHPPEAASLNSGTNNEPTGKQVAGPKERKLLSGKFQWIWKFGRNTAGEETSEKGSDTLETTKPGNDASNQINSIGSSSVNGSCNSYASSEGESVDQNVMGTLRNLGQSMLEHIQVIESVFQQDRGQVGSLENFSKSVIVGKGQVTALTALKELRKISNLLTEM, from the exons atgaggtCAGCTTCAATTGAGCAGGAAATGCCAGCCGGAGAGGGAAATCGGAGTCGTTTTGAGAATTTAAGAGGGGTTCAATGGAGGATAGATCTTGGGATTTTGCCTTGTCCTTCTTCTTCTAGTGTTGATGATCTTCGTAGAGTTACTGCTAATTCTAGAAGAAG GTATGCCGGTTTGAGAAGGAGGCTCTTAGTTGATCCACATATGTCAAAGGAAGGAAGTAGTTCACCTGATCCTGTAATAGACAATCCACTGTCACAAAATCCAg ATAGCACCTGGGGTCGCTTCTTTCGGAATGCTGAACTGGAAAAAACACTTGACCAGGATCTATCACGATTGTATCCAGAACATGGTAGCTATTTCCAGACTCCTGGCTGCCAAGGAATGTTAAGGCGAATCTTGTTGTTGTGGTGCCTTAGGCATCCAGAGTATGGTTATAGACAAG GAATGCACGAAGTTCTGGCTCCTTTTCTATATGTTCTTCACATTGATGTGGAGTGTCTCTCTGAAGTGCGCAAGCAGTATGAAGACCATTTCACAGACAAATTTGATGGTTTAGCGTTTCAGGAAAATGATCTTAcatacaattttgattttaaaatttttttagattccatggaggatgaaattggcTCCCATGGTAATACCATCAAAGTCAAGTCTCTCAATGAGCTTGATCCTGAGATACAAATGACTGTATTACTAACTGATGCTTACGGAGCTGAAGGTGAATTGGGTATTGTCATGTCAGAGAAATTCATGGAGCATGATGCTTACTGTATGTTTGATGCATTGATGAGTGGGTCTCATGGTTCAGTTGCCATTGTGGACTTCTACTCTCACTCCCCTGCATGTGGGTCCCATTCTGGCTTACCCCCTGTCATTGAAGCTTCTGCTGCATTGTACCATTTGCTTTCTGTTGTTGATTCGTCTTTACACGAGCACCTTGTTGAGCTGGGCGTTGAACCTCAGTATTTCGCACTTCGCTGGTTACGGGTTTTATTTGGTCGAgaattttcacttgaaaaccTCTTGTTAATATGGGATTCAATATTTGCGGCAGATAATAATATCATCTTAGACAAAGTTGCTGAAGATGATGCAGACTTTGGCTTTCGTATCTTTAGATCACCTCGGGGAGCATTGATCCCAGCTATGGCTGTTTCCATGATTCTTCATCTGCGATCTTCCCTCCTTTCCACTGAGCATGCAACTACTTGTCTCCAGAGACTGTTGAATTTTCCTGAGAATATAGATCTGAGAAAACTGATAAATAAGGCGAAGTCTTTACAGACACTTGCACTGGATACTAATATGTCCTCTGTGTCTCCTCCATTTGATGGGATTTATAACCACAGTAGATCAATGGTCACGAGAGGTCATACTCATACACTTTCATCTGATTCTGTTTCCCCAAAAACTCCTCTAAATGCAGTGCCTGACAGCTATTGGGAGGAGAAATGGAGAGTAATGCACAAGGCAGAAGAACTCAAGCATGATAGTTTAGGGAAACTAAATCCAACCCAGAAAAAACGGTGGACAGAAAAAGTAAGATTGCCCCTATGTAGGACAGAATCTGCTCCAACTCCTGTAAGCGTAGGGAGTGGGAAGAAGGATCAGAAGTCATCTGTTAGGCGTAGTTTGTTAGAAGATTTATCGCGTGAACTTGGGCTGGATGAAGATACTGGAAAACCAGATTGCCATGAAGTTTCGGGTGAGAAGGACCATCGTACTGCAGAAGTTGAGGAAGGGGGACCAGTCAATGTTAACAATGACTTCGCATGCTCAACTGTGGAGAGATGTCTTAGTGGAATTGCTGGCAGTGAGGAAACTTCATCCGTGTTCTCAGACCCGTCTAGTTCTCTTAGTGGTGTTAATGACCATGAAAATGAGTCAGAGAAAAGTAGTGTTGCCTCAAATATGTCTGTTGATGAAAATGATGATCAGCCTGAGGCTCTCCAGGAAGATTCAACACGACCTGTTTCCCACCCCCCTGAAGCTGCGTCTTTAAATTCTGGGACCAACAATGAGCCTACTGGAAAACAGGTTGCAGGTCCTAAGGAGAGGAAGCTTCTTTCAGGTAAATTTCAATGGATTTGGAAGTTCGGACGGAATACTGCCGGTGAGGAGACATCTGAAAAGGGAAGCGACACACTTGAGACTACAAAACCTGGCAATGATGCGAGTAATCAGATTAATTCCATAGGATCTTCATCTGTCAATGGTTCTTGCAATTCTTATGCCAGTAGCGAAGGAGAAAGCGTGGACCAGAATGTGATGGGTACATTGAGGAACCTTGGGCAGTCCATGCTTGAACATATTCAG GTGATTGAGTCAGTTTTCCAGCAAGATAGGGGTCAGGTAGGTTCATTGGAGAATTTCTCCAAAAGTGTTATAGTCGGCAAAGGACAAGTTACAGCCTTGACAGCACTTAAAGAGCTTCGGAAAATCAGCAATCTCTTAACTGAGATGTGA
- the LOC7474733 gene encoding uncharacterized protein LOC7474733 isoform X2, producing the protein MLRRILLLWCLRHPEYGYRQGMHEVLAPFLYVLHIDVECLSEVRKQYEDHFTDKFDGLAFQENDLTYNFDFKIFLDSMEDEIGSHGNTIKVKSLNELDPEIQMTVLLTDAYGAEGELGIVMSEKFMEHDAYCMFDALMSGSHGSVAIVDFYSHSPACGSHSGLPPVIEASAALYHLLSVVDSSLHEHLVELGVEPQYFALRWLRVLFGREFSLENLLLIWDSIFAADNNIILDKVAEDDADFGFRIFRSPRGALIPAMAVSMILHLRSSLLSTEHATTCLQRLLNFPENIDLRKLINKAKSLQTLALDTNMSSVSPPFDGIYNHSRSMVTRGHTHTLSSDSVSPKTPLNAVPDSYWEEKWRVMHKAEELKHDSLGKLNPTQKKRWTEKVRLPLCRTESAPTPVSVGSGKKDQKSSVRRSLLEDLSRELGLDEDTGKPDCHEVSGEKDHRTAEVEEGGPVNVNNDFACSTVERCLSGIAGSEETSSVFSDPSSSLSGVNDHENESEKSSVASNMSVDENDDQPEALQEDSTRPVSHPPEAASLNSGTNNEPTGKQVAGPKERKLLSGKFQWIWKFGRNTAGEETSEKGSDTLETTKPGNDASNQINSIGSSSVNGSCNSYASSEGESVDQNVMGTLRNLGQSMLEHIQVIESVFQQDRGQVGSLENFSKSVIVGKGQVTALTALKELRKISNLLTEM; encoded by the exons ATGTTAAGGCGAATCTTGTTGTTGTGGTGCCTTAGGCATCCAGAGTATGGTTATAGACAAG GAATGCACGAAGTTCTGGCTCCTTTTCTATATGTTCTTCACATTGATGTGGAGTGTCTCTCTGAAGTGCGCAAGCAGTATGAAGACCATTTCACAGACAAATTTGATGGTTTAGCGTTTCAGGAAAATGATCTTAcatacaattttgattttaaaatttttttagattccatggaggatgaaattggcTCCCATGGTAATACCATCAAAGTCAAGTCTCTCAATGAGCTTGATCCTGAGATACAAATGACTGTATTACTAACTGATGCTTACGGAGCTGAAGGTGAATTGGGTATTGTCATGTCAGAGAAATTCATGGAGCATGATGCTTACTGTATGTTTGATGCATTGATGAGTGGGTCTCATGGTTCAGTTGCCATTGTGGACTTCTACTCTCACTCCCCTGCATGTGGGTCCCATTCTGGCTTACCCCCTGTCATTGAAGCTTCTGCTGCATTGTACCATTTGCTTTCTGTTGTTGATTCGTCTTTACACGAGCACCTTGTTGAGCTGGGCGTTGAACCTCAGTATTTCGCACTTCGCTGGTTACGGGTTTTATTTGGTCGAgaattttcacttgaaaaccTCTTGTTAATATGGGATTCAATATTTGCGGCAGATAATAATATCATCTTAGACAAAGTTGCTGAAGATGATGCAGACTTTGGCTTTCGTATCTTTAGATCACCTCGGGGAGCATTGATCCCAGCTATGGCTGTTTCCATGATTCTTCATCTGCGATCTTCCCTCCTTTCCACTGAGCATGCAACTACTTGTCTCCAGAGACTGTTGAATTTTCCTGAGAATATAGATCTGAGAAAACTGATAAATAAGGCGAAGTCTTTACAGACACTTGCACTGGATACTAATATGTCCTCTGTGTCTCCTCCATTTGATGGGATTTATAACCACAGTAGATCAATGGTCACGAGAGGTCATACTCATACACTTTCATCTGATTCTGTTTCCCCAAAAACTCCTCTAAATGCAGTGCCTGACAGCTATTGGGAGGAGAAATGGAGAGTAATGCACAAGGCAGAAGAACTCAAGCATGATAGTTTAGGGAAACTAAATCCAACCCAGAAAAAACGGTGGACAGAAAAAGTAAGATTGCCCCTATGTAGGACAGAATCTGCTCCAACTCCTGTAAGCGTAGGGAGTGGGAAGAAGGATCAGAAGTCATCTGTTAGGCGTAGTTTGTTAGAAGATTTATCGCGTGAACTTGGGCTGGATGAAGATACTGGAAAACCAGATTGCCATGAAGTTTCGGGTGAGAAGGACCATCGTACTGCAGAAGTTGAGGAAGGGGGACCAGTCAATGTTAACAATGACTTCGCATGCTCAACTGTGGAGAGATGTCTTAGTGGAATTGCTGGCAGTGAGGAAACTTCATCCGTGTTCTCAGACCCGTCTAGTTCTCTTAGTGGTGTTAATGACCATGAAAATGAGTCAGAGAAAAGTAGTGTTGCCTCAAATATGTCTGTTGATGAAAATGATGATCAGCCTGAGGCTCTCCAGGAAGATTCAACACGACCTGTTTCCCACCCCCCTGAAGCTGCGTCTTTAAATTCTGGGACCAACAATGAGCCTACTGGAAAACAGGTTGCAGGTCCTAAGGAGAGGAAGCTTCTTTCAGGTAAATTTCAATGGATTTGGAAGTTCGGACGGAATACTGCCGGTGAGGAGACATCTGAAAAGGGAAGCGACACACTTGAGACTACAAAACCTGGCAATGATGCGAGTAATCAGATTAATTCCATAGGATCTTCATCTGTCAATGGTTCTTGCAATTCTTATGCCAGTAGCGAAGGAGAAAGCGTGGACCAGAATGTGATGGGTACATTGAGGAACCTTGGGCAGTCCATGCTTGAACATATTCAG GTGATTGAGTCAGTTTTCCAGCAAGATAGGGGTCAGGTAGGTTCATTGGAGAATTTCTCCAAAAGTGTTATAGTCGGCAAAGGACAAGTTACAGCCTTGACAGCACTTAAAGAGCTTCGGAAAATCAGCAATCTCTTAACTGAGATGTGA
- the LOC7485504 gene encoding pentatricopeptide repeat-containing protein At2g13600, which yields MMVPELVGSLIHQCSKTKALRQGLPLHAIAIKTATRSDVIVSNHILNLYAKCRKLREARQVFDEMSERNLVSWSAMISGYEQIGEPILALGLFSKLNIVPNEYVYASVISACASLKGLVQGKQIHGQALKFGLDSVSFVSNALITMYMKCGKCSDALLAYNEALELNPVAYNALITGFVENQQPDKGFEVLRMMYQDGFFPDRFTFVGLLGTCNSRDDLKRGELLHCQTIKLKLNSTAFIGNLIITMYSKLNLLEEAEKAFRSIEEKDLISWNTFISSCSHCNDHEKALEAFKEMLNECRVRPDEFTFASALAACSGLASMCNGKQIHGHLIRTRLYQDVGAGNALINMYAKCGCIAKAYYIFSKMEHQNLVSWNTMIAGFGNHGFGGKAFELFAKMKTMGVKPDSVTFVGLLTASNHAGLVDEGLVYFNSMEETYGISPEIEHFSCLIDLLGRAGRLNEAKEYMKKFPFGHDTVVLGSLLSACRLHGDVDTGKCFARQLLKLQPVTTSPYVLLSNLYASDEMWDGVAEAWKLLKGSGLKKEPGHSLIEVNGTFEKFTVVDFSHSRIEEIMDMLKILRWAAIEV from the coding sequence ATGATGGTCCCAGAACTCGTTGGATCCTTAATACACCAATGTTCAAAAACCAAGGCTCTAAGACAAGGTCTCCCGCTTCACGCAATAGCTATAAAAACAGCAACAAGGTCTGATGTTATTGTCTCTAATCACATCCTCAACTTGTATGCAAAATGTCGCAAACTAAGGGAAGCACGCCAGGTGTTCGATGAAATGTCTGAAAGGAATCTTGTTTCATGGTCAGCTATGATTTCTGGTTATGAACAGATTGGAGAGCCCATTTTGGCACTTGGGTTGTTTTCAAAGTTGAATATTGTGCCTAATGAGTACGTATATGCCAGTGTTATTAGTGCTTGTGCTAGTTTAAAGGGACTAGTTCAAGGAAAGCAAATTCATGGTCAAGCATTGAAATTTGGGCTTGATTCCGTTTCTTTTGTTTCTAATGCACTTATTACAATGTATATGAAGTGTGGTAAGTGCAGTGATGCATTGTTGGCTTATAATGAGGCATTAGAGCTTAATCCTGTTGCTTATAATGCTTTGATTACTGGGTTTGTTGAGAATCAACAGCCTGACAAGGGTTTTGAAGTGCTTAGAATGATGTATCAAGATGGTTTTTTTCCTGATAGGTTTACTTTTGTTGGGCTGTTGGGGACTTGTAATAGTCGTGATGATTTGAAAAGAGGGGAACTTTTGCATTGTCAAACTATAAAGCTTAAACTTAACTCTACTgcttttattggtaatttgatAATCACAATGTACTCAAAGTTGAATTTGTTAGAAGAAGCAGAGAAAGCTTTTAGATCAATTGAAGAGAAAGATCTCATTTCATGGAATACTTTTATAAGCTCTTGTTCTCATTGTAATGATCATGAGAAAGCTTTGGAAGCTTTTAAAGAGATGTTAAATGAATGTCGCGTGAGGCCCGATGAATTTACTTTTGCTAGTGCTCTTGCCGCCTGTTCTGGTCTTGCGTCAATGTGCAATGGAAAGCAGATTCATGGTCATTTAATCAGGACAAGGTTGTATCAAGATGTTGGTGCTGGTAACGCCCTTATAAACATGTATGCTAAATGTGGTTGCATCGCAAAGGCTTATTATATATTCAGCAAGATGGAGCATCAAAATCTTGTTTCGTGGAATACCATGATTGCTGGATTTGGAAATCATGGATTTGGAGGGAAGGCATTTGAACTTTTTGCTAAGATGAAGACAATGGGAGTAAAGCCAGATTCTGTAACTTTTGTTGGACTTCTAACAGCTTCCAATCATGCAGGGCTGGTGGATGAGGGGCTAGTCTATTTCAATTCTATGGAAGAAACTTATGGGATTTCCCCTGAAATTGAGCATTTTTCTTGTCTCATTGATTTATTGGGACGAGCTGGGAGATTAAACGAGGCAAAAGAGTACATGAAGAAATTTCCTTTTGGGCATGATACTGTTGTTTTAGGTAGCTTGCTGTCTGCATGTCGGTTGCATGGAGATGTTGACACTGGGAAATGTTTTGCTAGACAACTTCTTAAACTTCAGCCAGTGACTACATCACCCTATGTTTTGTTATCAAACTTGTATGCTTCAGATGAAATGTGGGATGGTGTTGCAGAGGCCTGGAAGCTGTTGAAGGGCAGTGGATTGAAGAAGGAGCCTGGCCATAGTCTGATTGAAGTGAACGGGACTTTTGAAAAGTTTACTGTAGTGGATTTTTCACATTCAAGGATTGAAGAGATTATGGACATGCTCAAAATTTTAAGGTGGGCAGCAATTGAAGTTTAG